A genome region from Cetobacterium sp. ZOR0034 includes the following:
- the dapB gene encoding 4-hydroxy-tetrahydrodipicolinate reductase, whose amino-acid sequence MKIAMHGTGAMGKTIKELGGEKIVAFVDNIEEIKKDEQIDVVIDFSHFSKLNSLIDSCVERKYPLVIATTGYTGETLEKLLAASKHIPILLSSNTSLGVNAMNGVLKTLTPKLEGNFDIEIIEKHHNKKIDSPSGTAITLLDTVQKALTEKYNVVYGREGVAKREAKEIGVHAVRGGTIVGEHTVIFAGEDEIIEITHKALSKKIFAVGALKCAEFIKGKEARLYTMEDIFQ is encoded by the coding sequence GAACAGGAGCTATGGGAAAAACTATAAAAGAGTTAGGCGGAGAAAAAATAGTAGCTTTTGTTGATAATATAGAAGAGATAAAAAAAGATGAGCAGATTGATGTTGTAATTGATTTTTCACATTTTAGTAAATTAAATAGCTTAATAGATTCTTGTGTTGAAAGAAAATATCCATTAGTAATAGCTACAACAGGATATACAGGAGAAACTTTAGAGAAGCTTTTAGCAGCATCGAAACATATTCCAATTTTATTATCTTCAAACACATCTTTGGGAGTGAATGCAATGAATGGAGTTTTAAAAACTCTAACACCAAAATTAGAAGGTAACTTTGATATAGAGATAATAGAAAAGCATCATAATAAAAAGATAGATTCACCAAGTGGAACAGCAATAACTCTTTTAGATACTGTACAAAAAGCTTTAACAGAAAAATACAATGTGGTTTATGGTAGAGAAGGAGTGGCTAAAAGAGAGGCTAAAGAGATTGGAGTTCATGCTGTTAGAGGTGGAACTATAGTGGGAGAACATACAGTTATTTTTGCAGGAGAGGATGAGATTATTGAAATAACTCATAAAGCTCTGTCAAAAAAAATATTTGCTGTAGGAGCTTTGAAATGTGCTGAATTTATAAAAGGAAAAGAAGCAAGATTATATACAATGGAAGATATTTTTCAATAA